Proteins encoded in a region of the Nonomuraea helvata genome:
- the mraZ gene encoding division/cell wall cluster transcriptional repressor MraZ: MFLGTHQPRLDDKGRLFLPAKYREELAEGLVITKGQERCLYVFPVEEFQRITEALSTAPVTAKAVRDYSRVFFASASDEKPDKQGRITIPQSLRQYAGLERDCVVIGANTRLEIWDAQAWDTYLSAQEQAFADLSEEVLPGIL; encoded by the coding sequence GTGTTCCTCGGCACCCATCAACCGCGTCTGGACGACAAGGGACGGCTGTTCCTGCCGGCTAAGTACCGTGAGGAGCTGGCGGAGGGTCTTGTGATCACCAAAGGCCAGGAGCGATGCCTCTACGTGTTTCCCGTGGAGGAGTTCCAGCGCATTACCGAGGCTCTCAGCACCGCCCCGGTCACCGCCAAGGCGGTGCGTGACTACAGCCGCGTCTTCTTCGCCAGTGCGTCCGACGAGAAACCGGACAAGCAGGGCCGCATCACGATCCCGCAGAGCCTGCGCCAGTACGCGGGGCTTGAGCGTGACTGCGTGGTCATCGGGGCCAACACCCGGCTGGAGATCTGGGACGCGCAGGCCTGGGACACCTATCTCAGCGCGCAGGAGCAGGCGTTCGCCGATCTGTCGGAGGAGGTGCTGCCAGGGATCTTGTAG
- the rsmH gene encoding 16S rRNA (cytosine(1402)-N(4))-methyltransferase RsmH: protein MHDNAGTGGHVPVMLERVLELLGPALTGESPVVVDANLGLGGHSEALLAAFPALHLIGIDRDPFAIDHSTRRLSPYADRITLVHASSGDLAEVLARAGRTTVNGALFDLGVSSPQLDEAERGFAYSYDAPLDMRMDTEQELTAEKVVNTYSAAELTRILRDYGEERFAPRVAALIIKERAKEAITSTKRLADIVREAIPAATRRTGGNPAKRTFQALRIEVNAELTALEAALPAALDALALGGRVVVLSYHSLEDRLTKQALTARTRDTSPPGLPVSLPAHQPRFRLLTRGAELPSEEELARNPRAASARLRAAERIRVDD from the coding sequence ATGCACGACAACGCTGGCACGGGCGGTCACGTTCCGGTGATGCTCGAGCGCGTTCTGGAGCTGCTCGGCCCGGCGCTGACGGGTGAGTCGCCCGTCGTCGTCGACGCCAACCTCGGCCTCGGTGGCCACTCGGAGGCCCTGCTCGCCGCGTTTCCCGCGCTCCATCTGATCGGGATCGACCGCGACCCTTTCGCGATCGACCACTCGACCCGCAGGCTGAGCCCGTACGCGGACAGGATCACCCTGGTCCACGCGTCCTCCGGCGACCTGGCCGAGGTGCTCGCCCGTGCGGGCCGCACCACGGTCAACGGAGCGCTGTTCGACCTGGGGGTCTCCTCGCCGCAGCTCGACGAGGCCGAGCGGGGGTTCGCCTACTCCTACGACGCGCCGCTCGACATGCGGATGGACACCGAGCAGGAGCTGACGGCGGAGAAAGTGGTCAACACCTACTCCGCCGCGGAGCTGACCCGCATCCTGCGTGACTACGGTGAGGAACGATTCGCCCCGCGTGTCGCGGCCCTGATCATTAAGGAACGGGCTAAAGAGGCAATAACCTCGACCAAGCGGCTTGCGGACATCGTGCGCGAGGCGATTCCCGCCGCGACCCGGCGCACCGGGGGAAACCCCGCCAAGAGGACTTTCCAAGCGCTGCGCATCGAGGTGAACGCGGAGCTGACCGCCCTGGAGGCGGCGCTCCCCGCGGCACTCGACGCGCTCGCGCTCGGTGGGCGAGTCGTCGTGCTCTCCTACCACTCACTGGAGGACCGGCTCACCAAGCAGGCCCTCACGGCGCGAACCAGGGACACCAGCCCCCCCGGGCTGCCCGTCTCCTTGCCGGCTCACCAGCCGAGGTTCCGCCTGCTGACGAGGGGAGCCGAGCTCCCAAGCGAAGAAGAGCTCGCCCGCAACCCGCGGGCGGCCTCGGCCCGGCTACGGGCGGCAGAGAGGATCCGTGTTGACGACTGA
- a CDS encoding penicillin-binding protein 2, producing the protein MPPLRWPRRPPPRPPRPPLVLRLGNPRRRINIGLIGMTFVLSIFSGRLVQMQGLDSKVYEAAAVGQRTHTEKIPAKRGSITDVNGHGLAVTVEARELSIDPSKILPQDRPKWTKLLAQQLGKTEQEISAKLARTNTRYQRLATDVDPVVASRLLQARVPALSATKTYRRLYPAGDLAGTLIGFVGDDGDGLGGMEQAKNKLLAGRDGEQRVETGRDGLRIPMTSSQRTTPVNGQDVRLTIDRDIQWAAQESITGQVKKAGADSGTVIVMDVRSAQIIAMANAPELDLNNWRKAPAASYINKAAADVFEPGSTNKVITAAAAIEAGEVTPDTVFQVPDRIKCADQVLRDAHAHKSESMTFRQAVAESSNVATIMAARKVGSERLYRMLKAFGFGSTPGGGVPSAEAGLLPDYKSWSGSQNCTVAYGQGVSVTALQMASVYQTIANGGVKVEPQIIAGTTDTSGRFVPAPAGKQTKVVSATTAKEITTMLESAVSAEGTGLLAAIPGYRVAGKTGTANRYDAKLGRYEGYTASFVGFAPADQPRLVVLSVLQNPKNGHFGGQLAAPVFKDVMTFAIKSKKIPPTGSTAPPVRMRAGQ; encoded by the coding sequence GTGCCGCCACTCAGGTGGCCGCGCCGGCCGCCGCCGCGACCGCCCAGGCCGCCGCTCGTGCTGCGGCTGGGCAACCCGCGCAGGCGGATCAACATCGGCCTGATCGGCATGACGTTCGTGCTGTCGATCTTCTCCGGGCGGCTGGTCCAGATGCAGGGTCTCGACTCCAAGGTGTACGAGGCCGCCGCGGTGGGCCAGCGTACGCACACCGAGAAGATCCCCGCCAAGCGGGGCTCGATCACCGACGTCAACGGACACGGGCTGGCCGTCACCGTCGAGGCCCGCGAGCTGTCGATCGACCCGTCCAAGATCCTCCCTCAGGATCGCCCGAAGTGGACCAAGCTCCTGGCGCAGCAGCTCGGGAAGACCGAGCAGGAGATCTCCGCGAAGCTGGCCAGGACGAACACCCGCTACCAGCGCCTGGCCACCGACGTCGACCCCGTCGTGGCCAGCCGCCTGCTGCAGGCCCGCGTGCCCGCGCTGTCGGCGACCAAGACGTACCGCAGGCTCTACCCGGCGGGTGACCTGGCGGGCACCCTGATCGGGTTCGTCGGCGACGACGGCGACGGCCTCGGCGGCATGGAGCAGGCCAAGAACAAGCTGCTGGCCGGCCGCGACGGCGAACAGCGTGTCGAGACGGGCCGCGACGGCCTGCGCATCCCGATGACCAGCAGCCAGCGCACCACCCCGGTGAACGGGCAGGACGTACGGCTGACCATCGACCGCGACATCCAGTGGGCCGCCCAGGAGTCCATCACCGGGCAGGTCAAGAAGGCCGGCGCCGACAGCGGCACCGTGATCGTCATGGACGTGCGGTCCGCCCAGATCATCGCCATGGCCAACGCCCCCGAGCTCGACCTGAACAACTGGCGCAAGGCCCCCGCCGCCAGCTACATCAACAAGGCCGCCGCCGACGTGTTCGAGCCGGGCAGCACCAACAAGGTGATCACCGCGGCCGCCGCGATCGAGGCGGGAGAGGTGACGCCCGACACGGTGTTCCAGGTGCCCGACCGGATCAAGTGCGCCGACCAGGTGCTGCGCGACGCCCATGCGCACAAGTCGGAGTCGATGACGTTCCGGCAGGCCGTGGCCGAGTCCAGCAACGTGGCCACGATCATGGCCGCGCGCAAGGTCGGCAGCGAGCGCCTGTACCGGATGCTGAAGGCGTTCGGGTTCGGCTCGACGCCCGGCGGCGGCGTGCCGAGCGCCGAGGCGGGCCTGCTGCCCGACTACAAGAGCTGGTCGGGCAGCCAGAACTGCACCGTCGCCTACGGGCAGGGCGTGTCGGTGACCGCGCTGCAGATGGCCAGCGTGTACCAGACCATCGCCAACGGCGGCGTCAAGGTGGAGCCGCAGATCATCGCCGGTACGACGGACACGTCCGGCAGGTTCGTTCCCGCTCCCGCAGGTAAGCAGACCAAGGTGGTGAGCGCGACGACGGCCAAGGAGATCACGACCATGCTGGAGAGCGCGGTGAGCGCGGAGGGCACCGGACTGCTCGCGGCCATCCCCGGTTACCGGGTGGCGGGCAAGACGGGCACGGCCAACCGCTACGATGCCAAGCTCGGCCGTTACGAGGGCTACACGGCCTCGTTCGTCGGGTTCGCGCCTGCGGACCAGCCCAGGCTGGTGGTGCTGTCGGTGCTGCAGAACCCGAAGAACGGACACTTCGGCGGGCAGCTGGCGGCCCCCGTGTTCAAGGATGTGATGAC
- a CDS encoding DUF58 domain-containing protein, whose translation MRAGLRALTSRGRSFLASGIAALLMAFFLGENDLFRIGVLVTALPLLAAMVVARTRYRLSCARRLDPPRAEVGGEATVTLRLENVTRLPTGLLLIEDTVPYALGVRPRFVLDRVESRGVREIDYRVRSDLRGRYTIGPLSVRIADPFGLVELTRSFTISDTLVVTPHVAALPHVRLSGEWTGGGDSRTRSVAAAGDDDVAPREYRQGDDLRRVHWRSTARHGELMVRREEQQWQSRGALLLDSRRYAHRGEGPRSSFEVAVSAAASIGVHLAHEGLGLRLVTDQGAEHLTDTGLSWSLLDTLAVIRHSPARSLEMGVSALRQGGGDGLIVAVLGDLDPEEARELARLRHSGITGVAVLLDVSTWDAGDRTAAENHQAVQTILAGYGWRIVRLPAGTSIASVWQHAANRGRYALNPTGGAA comes from the coding sequence GTGAGGGCCGGGCTGCGGGCGCTGACCTCCAGGGGCAGGTCCTTCCTCGCCTCCGGCATCGCGGCGCTGCTGATGGCGTTCTTCCTCGGGGAGAACGACCTGTTCAGGATCGGCGTGCTGGTGACGGCGCTGCCGCTGCTCGCGGCCATGGTGGTGGCGCGCACGCGCTACCGGCTGAGCTGCGCCAGGCGCCTCGACCCGCCCAGGGCGGAGGTGGGCGGCGAGGCCACCGTGACCCTGCGGCTGGAGAACGTCACCAGGCTGCCGACCGGTCTGCTGCTCATCGAGGACACCGTTCCTTACGCGCTGGGCGTGCGGCCGAGGTTCGTGCTGGACCGGGTCGAGTCCCGGGGCGTCCGGGAGATCGACTACCGGGTCCGCTCGGACCTGCGCGGCCGTTACACGATCGGCCCGCTGTCGGTCCGCATCGCCGACCCGTTCGGGCTCGTCGAGCTGACCCGCTCGTTCACGATCAGCGACACGCTCGTGGTGACGCCGCACGTGGCGGCGCTGCCCCACGTACGGCTGTCGGGTGAGTGGACGGGCGGCGGCGACAGCCGTACCAGGAGCGTGGCGGCGGCGGGTGACGACGACGTGGCGCCGCGCGAGTACCGGCAGGGCGACGACCTGCGGCGGGTCCACTGGCGATCGACGGCCCGCCACGGCGAGCTGATGGTGCGCCGCGAGGAGCAGCAGTGGCAGAGCCGCGGCGCGCTCCTGCTGGACAGCCGCAGGTACGCGCACCGCGGCGAGGGCCCGCGCTCGTCGTTCGAGGTGGCGGTCTCGGCCGCGGCCTCGATCGGCGTGCACCTCGCCCACGAGGGCCTCGGCCTGCGGCTGGTGACCGACCAGGGCGCCGAGCACCTGACGGACACCGGCCTGAGCTGGTCGCTGCTCGACACTCTGGCCGTGATACGGCACAGCCCGGCCCGCTCGCTGGAGATGGGCGTGTCGGCCCTGCGCCAGGGCGGCGGCGACGGGCTGATCGTGGCCGTGCTCGGCGATCTCGATCCGGAGGAGGCAAGGGAGCTGGCCAGGCTGAGGCACAGCGGCATCACCGGGGTGGCGGTCCTGCTCGACGTGAGCACGTGGGACGCCGGCGACCGGACGGCCGCGGAGAACCACCAGGCCGTCCAGACGATTCTGGCCGGGTACGGCTGGCGCATCGTGCGGCTGCCCGCGGGCACCTCGATCGCCTCCGTCTGGCAACACGCCGCCAACCGCGGCAGGTACGCGCTCAACCCGACGGGAGGTGCGGCATGA
- a CDS encoding AAA family ATPase has translation MAWLPQWHSTGQPSHFSHGGPVAVTHDVPPQLDELVSTAHRIRSAIESVIEGKSDAVRLTLTVLLAEGHLLIEDVPGVGKTMLAKALARSIDCPVRRVQFTPDLLPSDITGVSAYNQQTREFEFKPGPVFANIVVGDEINRASPKTQSALLECMEEHQVTVDGVTYALDSPFMVIATQNPIEMEGTYPLPEAQRDRFTARIAMGYPEPHAELEMLDVHGGTSPLDKLEPVATTAEVRALIEAVRGVYVSQAVKKYAIDVVVATRHSPDLRLGASPRSTLQLVRAARAHAALAGRDYVIPDDLQDLAIPVLAHRLLPSVEAQGQRRLPEQVVTDLIRRVPVPETRGR, from the coding sequence ATGGCATGGCTCCCGCAATGGCACAGTACGGGACAGCCGTCGCACTTCTCTCATGGAGGCCCGGTGGCAGTTACCCATGATGTCCCTCCCCAGCTCGACGAGCTGGTCTCCACGGCTCACCGGATTCGCAGCGCGATCGAATCGGTGATCGAGGGCAAGAGCGACGCCGTACGCCTCACTCTCACCGTCCTGCTCGCGGAGGGCCACCTCCTGATCGAGGACGTGCCAGGGGTCGGCAAGACCATGCTGGCCAAGGCGCTGGCGCGTTCCATCGACTGCCCTGTGCGCCGCGTGCAGTTCACCCCCGACCTGCTGCCCAGCGACATCACCGGGGTCAGCGCGTACAACCAGCAGACCAGGGAGTTCGAGTTCAAGCCCGGCCCGGTGTTCGCGAACATCGTGGTGGGCGACGAGATCAACCGCGCCTCCCCCAAGACGCAGTCCGCGTTGCTGGAGTGCATGGAGGAGCACCAGGTGACCGTGGACGGGGTGACGTACGCACTGGACTCGCCCTTCATGGTGATCGCCACGCAGAACCCCATCGAGATGGAGGGCACCTATCCCCTCCCCGAGGCGCAACGCGACCGCTTCACCGCGCGCATCGCGATGGGCTACCCCGAGCCGCACGCCGAGCTGGAGATGCTCGACGTGCACGGCGGCACCTCACCGCTCGACAAGCTGGAGCCGGTGGCGACGACGGCCGAGGTGCGCGCCCTGATCGAGGCCGTACGCGGCGTCTACGTCTCCCAGGCGGTCAAGAAGTACGCCATCGACGTCGTCGTGGCCACCCGCCACTCCCCCGACCTGCGGCTGGGCGCCTCGCCCCGGTCCACGCTGCAGCTGGTACGGGCCGCCAGGGCGCACGCGGCGCTGGCCGGCCGCGACTACGTCATCCCGGACGACCTGCAGGACCTGGCCATCCCCGTGCTCGCGCACCGGCTGCTGCCGAGCGTCGAGGCCCAGGGGCAGCGCCGCCTGCCCGAGCAGGTGGTGACCGACCTCATCAGGCGCGTGCCGGTGCCGGAGACACGGGGCCGGTGA